A window of Methanobacterium formicicum genomic DNA:
CTGCCACATGTTCTGGTACATTTTTTTATAATCAGGAGGTATATCCCTAACTGGAAACTGTTCAATCAGAACTTCAGTGGAACCATTTAACTCTTTTAACGTGTAATTTTCAAGGGCACCAGCATACACTGTAGCCTCTTTACTGGTAATATCTTCTTTACCTTCCTCCACCATGCCAATGTTTTCAATTGAGACGAATTCGTAAGGCTTATTCTCTTTAACTTGGAATACTGTGCCGGACATCTTACCAGACTCATCAGGTGCGAGAAAAAGTATCTTACTTCCCTCACTCCAGTCACCCACGAAATGGGAGCCAGGCATAAACACAGCAGTCCACAGGGGATATGTTTTCTTTCCCAGCATCACTTCCCACACTTTTTTTCGGGGTGCATCTATAACTATTGAGAAATCCAGTTTTTCCATAAATCAAACACTCCTTGTGTAAAGCTGTTATTTTTCATCTATTCTACTGATTATTTTCCTTCATACGCCTGTTTTAACTTATCTATGTCCAGTTTATACATCTGCATCATGGCCTTCATCACCCTCTGGGATTTCTTGGGGTCTGAGTCACTTAAGTATTCACCTAAAAGACGGGGAACGATTTGCCAGGCTAAACCAAATTTATCCTTAACCCAACCGGGTCCCAGTTCCATTCCACCCTCTTTGAGCTTCTCCCACAACTTGTCAATCTCTTCCTGAGTATCACAGTTCACGAATAAAGATAAAGCTTCACTAAATTTGAATTGGGGATTATCATTTAATGCATAAAATTCCTGTCCTTCGAGCTGGAAGGTAACCGACATAACTGATCCTTCCTGGCCGGGGCCGGATTTCCCGTATCGCATGGTGTTTACTATCTTTGAATTTTTGAAAATGGAGATATAGAACTTAGCTGCCTCTTCAGCTTTACTATCCTCAAACCATAAGAATGGTACAATCTTTTGCATTTTCAATCCCTCCTGTTGTCATTTCTTCAGCTTCTCCAGCAATTCATCCAGACGTTCATAAGACTCATCTATCCCTTGTTCCATCCCGGATTGCATCATACCATCGCGATCCTCAACCGATTGGAAGACAGATTGGTCAGTTAATTTGGTCCGGTTACCGGGTAATTCTTTGAGTTTTAACGTGTCTAGAAGTACATGACCTGGTTCTGGAAGACCTTCAAACTCAAAGGTGCTGATGATTCTCTCGGGACTAACTTCATGATACACTCCATGAAATACAAACTCATTGTCCTCTTGATCTTTCTGTATGAACCGCCAGAAGCCACCATTTCGGGGTTCAAATGTTTCAATGGTTGTGGAAAATCCACGGGGACCTACCCACTGTGCATAAAGTTCTGGATGGGTTAATGCTTTAAAAACAAGTTCACGTGGAGCTTCAAACTCTCTTTCTACCAATATTTCTAGTTTTCCTGGTTCTACCTTAATTTTAGCCATATTTTTCGCCACATTAATCACCTATTTGGGAATAATTATTATTGAACCTTAAAATTGGAACAAACCAAATTAAACTTTAGCAAGATATTCAGCGAGCTTATCCAGGGATTCATTCCAACCAGCTTCAGCTAAGGTCTTATTTTCATTGTCAGGGAAGCCCGTGTGCTGTAGAGTGAGACGGGTCTTACCATCTTCTTCCTGGAATATCACCGTCACCATCAACTCCAATGGCCAGTCTCCGCTCATTCCGTAGTAGGAAGCTGGAACCACATTACCCTCTGCATCAGCGAAGCTATCTGTGGACACAATTCGCTCC
This region includes:
- a CDS encoding SRPBCC family protein — translated: MEKLDFSIVIDAPRKKVWEVMLGKKTYPLWTAVFMPGSHFVGDWSEGSKILFLAPDESGKMSGTVFQVKENKPYEFVSIENIGMVEEGKEDITSKEATVYAGALENYTLKELNGSTEVLIEQFPVRDIPPDYKKMYQNMWQEALKKLKDLVEK
- a CDS encoding VOC family protein, whose product is MQKIVPFLWFEDSKAEEAAKFYISIFKNSKIVNTMRYGKSGPGQEGSVMSVTFQLEGQEFYALNDNPQFKFSEALSLFVNCDTQEEIDKLWEKLKEGGMELGPGWVKDKFGLAWQIVPRLLGEYLSDSDPKKSQRVMKAMMQMYKLDIDKLKQAYEGK
- a CDS encoding SRPBCC family protein, with product MAKIKVEPGKLEILVEREFEAPRELVFKALTHPELYAQWVGPRGFSTTIETFEPRNGGFWRFIQKDQEDNEFVFHGVYHEVSPERIISTFEFEGLPEPGHVLLDTLKLKELPGNRTKLTDQSVFQSVEDRDGMMQSGMEQGIDESYERLDELLEKLKK